The genomic segment CGTGAAAGGCACGGACAGCGACGGTAATGACACCATGGTACCGTTTTCGTCCTTCGCCACCTCTCACTGGATCTACGGTGCGGATACCTTGTCCCGCTACAACGGGCTGGCGTCCTATGAAATCCAGGGCGAGGCGACTTCCGGCAGCAGTTCGGGGAACGTAATGAATCAGATGGAGACGTTGGCCGGGCAATTACCCGCGGGCAGCACCCATGCCTGGTCGGCGTTATCTTATCAAGAACGATTGTCGGGCAATCAGGCGATGTCGCTGTACGCTATTTCGCTGGTGGTGGTGTTCTTATGTCTGGCGGCGCTGTATGAAAGCTGGTCGGTCCCCTTTTCGGTCATGATGGTAGTCCCGCTTGGCGTTGTTGGGTCGCTACTGGCCATCACGTCGCGCGGTTTGGAAAATGATGTCTACTTCCAGGTCGCATTGTTAACCATCATTGGGCTTTCGTCGAAAAATGCCATCTTGATTGTGGAATTCGCCGAGGAACGCTATCGCCAGGGCCAGACCCTGATAGCCGCGGCGGTGCATGCGGCCGCGGCCGGTTCTGATGACGTCGCTGGCGTTTGCCGCCGGGGTATTGCCGCTGGCGGTGTCGACGGGGGCGGGGGCCAATAGCCGTATCGCGATTGGTACCAGCATTATTGGCGGCATCATTACCGCCACGCTGCTGGCGATATCCCTGGTGCCGCTGTTTTTTGTCATCATCAGGCGGATTTTCCCTGGCATTCCTGAGGGGGAACACCCCGTTAATTCCACCCACCAGGACATGGGGGCATGAACATGTTAGCAAGACGAATCATCATGGTGGCGCCCCTGCTGCTGAGCGGCTGTTTATCGCTGGATCCCCACTATACGCGTCCGGCGGCGCCGGTGCCGGACAGGTTGCCAACGGGCGGCGCTTATGCTTCACTGGGCCACGCCCCGGGCAGCAATTATCGCGACATCGCCTGGCGGGACTATATTCTGGATGACCGGTTGCGTCAGACCGTCGCTATGGCGTTGAACAGCAGCCGCGATTTGCGCGAAGCCGTAGCCGATGTTAAAGCGGCCAAAGCGCAATATGGTGAAGAACGATCGAATCTGTTCCCCACCGTTGATGCGGAGCTGTCGGGGACTCGCTCCCGCGCGCTGACCGGCGAGGGCAACCAGACGGCGATAAGCCAAAGCACCCAGGCGGAGGGGAGCATCAGCTCCTTTGAGCTGGATTTGTTCGGCAAAAACCAGAGCTTGACGCGGGAACAGTATGAAACCTACCTCGGCACGCTGGCGGGTGCGCGCAGTACCCGGTTAACCGTGCTGTACAATACGGTGTATTACTGGCTGGCGCTCGCCGCCGATCAAAGCAACCTGGCGATTGCGCAGCAAACGGCGCAAAGCGCGCGTCAATCCCTTGAGGTCACGCAAAAAAAATTGCAACACGGCATCGTCTCCGGGGTCGATGTGGCGTCGGCTGAAACCACCTATCAATCCGCTATGGCCGATATCGCCAGCTATCAAACCAGCGTGGCGCAGGATAAGAACGCGCTGGATCTGGAGGTGGGCCAGCGCGTGCCGGACGCGTGGCTGCCGAACGGCATTGAGCAGCTGCCTGGCGCGCTAAGTGAAATGCCCGCCGACATTTCATCGCAGGTATTGCTAAACCGGCCGGATGTCCTGGAAGCGGAGCACAATTTGAAGGCGGCAAACGCCAGTATCGGCGCGGCGCGGGCCAATTTCTTCCCGTCCATTTCCCTGACGACGTCAGCCGGGGTGGGCAGCGCCGAGCTGTCTTCATTGTTCAAACACGGTGCGGGCATCTGGTCCTTTTCACCTAGCGTCTCGCTGCCGTTATTCACCGGCGGCTACAATGCCGCGCAGCTGAATTACACCCGCGCGCAAAAAGAGCTTTACGTCGCGACCTATGAAAAAGCGATACAGACCGCGTTCCAGGAAGTGGCTGACGCGCTGGCGCGCCGCGGCACGATTAACGCGCAGCTGACGGGCCATACGGACTATGTCGCCGCGGCCGGGCGCTATTATCATCTGGCCGATTTGCGTTATCAAAACGGCGTCGACACCTATTTGAACGCGCTCGATGCCCAGCGGGAACTCTACAGCGCCAGAACCGAATTAGTGAGCACCCAGCTGGCGTATTATCAAAATCTGATCACGCTGTATAAAGTGATGGGGGACGGGACGGCGCTGGCGGAATCAAAATTCGCGCTTTAACGCAACGGCACGGGGCGCGACACGTCCTGCCATATTGCCGTGCTGCTATGTAGCCATGTAGCCGTGCTGCTATGTTGCCGTGTTGCCGTGCCGTGTCGCACCGCTGCTGCGTTCACAGGTCGCCGAGAGCGGCTGCGGGCTAAGTTTGGCGCCGAGATAGGATGTGGGACGAAGGGGGTTTTACCCAGCGCGCCAGGGCGCGCGCCCGGTTGCCACTTGGAAAAGCGTGTGCGGCCGGGGGCGCTGGTCGCGGGCGTACAGGAGTACGAGGGCCATTTCTTGCGCCGGGAGGTTCTTCTTGTACGCGGAGCAGGGTAACATAACCCCCTTGCACATCAAGGTGTTATTGCTCAGAAGGGGAAGGCGGTGAGAAAAGGGGCGGGTGAGGACTTTCACAGGCAACGTCGTGCGCAAATCATTGAGGCCGCAAAAGAAAGTTTTGCTCAATCCGGTTTCCACGGCGCGACCATGGCCGAGCTGAGTCAACAATCCGGCCTCAGCGCGGGGCAGCTCTATCGCTATTTTGACAGTAAGGACGCGCTGATTGATGCGGTGGTGCGCCAGGTCGCCGGGCAATGGTATCGCCTGCTTGCGGAGAAATTACTCGC from the Candidatus Sodalis pierantonius str. SOPE genome contains:
- a CDS encoding efflux transporter outer membrane subunit, whose amino-acid sequence is MLARRIIMVAPLLLSGCLSLDPHYTRPAAPVPDRLPTGGAYASLGHAPGSNYRDIAWRDYILDDRLRQTVAMALNSSRDLREAVADVKAAKAQYGEERSNLFPTVDAELSGTRSRALTGEGNQTAISQSTQAEGSISSFELDLFGKNQSLTREQYETYLGTLAGARSTRLTVLYNTVYYWLALAADQSNLAIAQQTAQSARQSLEVTQKKLQHGIVSGVDVASAETTYQSAMADIASYQTSVAQDKNALDLEVGQRVPDAWLPNGIEQLPGALSEMPADISSQVLLNRPDVLEAEHNLKAANASIGAARANFFPSISLTTSAGVGSAELSSLFKHGAGIWSFSPSVSLPLFTGGYNAAQLNYTRAQKELYVATYEKAIQTAFQEVADALARRGTINAQLTGHTDYVAAAGRYYHLADLRYQNGVDTYLNALDAQRELYSARTELVSTQLAYYQNLITLYKVMGDGTALAESKFAL